Sequence from the Hamadaea flava genome:
GCTGCGGGGTGCCTGTCGGCGCCGGGTGCATTCAACGTCGACTCACCTCCGTAACGTGCGCACCACTTGTAAGGTGACGGGCGAGGAGCACCGCCATGCCTGTCGAGTCACCCAGAAAGACCGCCACACGCGATATGAGTACGCCCGATGACCCCACGGGAGGGTCGAAACCGGACAGTCCCGGTGGGATCAAGGGAAAAATAGCCGCAATTCGGGCACATCCCACGGGAAGTGTCGCCTTTCGGACCGGTATCGCCATTCTCGGCGGCCTGATCGTCGTCCTTGGACTCGCCCTGGTTCCGTTGCCCGGACCCGGCTGGCTCATCGTCTTCTTCGGCGTGAGCATCTGGGCCATCGAGTTCGTCTGGGCCC
This genomic interval carries:
- a CDS encoding TIGR02611 family protein; the protein is MSTPDDPTGGSKPDSPGGIKGKIAAIRAHPTGSVAFRTGIAILGGLIVVLGLALVPLPGPGWLIVFFGVSIWAIEFVWARHLLQYGRRKLGAWTAWVSLQPWPVKALIGAVGLVFVSFVVWLTLKLSFGVDLLSYL